From the Candidatus Bathyarchaeota archaeon genome, one window contains:
- a CDS encoding glucosyl-3-phosphoglycerate synthase: MDVDQGRITRIHDFDIKADVLKSRLKNLSHKYPSGVIIPVIGSDLTNPTFKEIVEGLNGCDYLKKVFIALSASPQEYRLAHQILSRFDLPYELLWCNNPDVATVLEELKSKGLDVTASRGKGKDVWMAIGIASLDLHAIAIHDADIVSYTELIPTKLLYSVVEPQLDFSFCKGYYARVNLERRRMYGRIYRLFINPLLEALQKKTGHKSTFIRYLQSFRYPLAGEVAIYSDLALNLRIPGDWGFEIGMLAELYRNVSAKRICEVDMGFFDHKHKAMNQDELLKTAGNSLITIFRTLTETDGINVSLPFLLSLQVIYRRFAQDRVRQYAADALCNDLIFDRHSEESSVEALSRVIMEGGQQYLNKPTSAQLPDWLRTLSVMPDARERLRSAAVET, from the coding sequence ATGGATGTTGATCAAGGTAGAATAACTAGGATTCATGATTTTGACATAAAAGCTGACGTGCTAAAAAGTCGACTAAAGAATCTAAGCCACAAGTATCCCTCAGGAGTTATTATTCCCGTTATCGGAAGCGACTTAACCAACCCCACGTTCAAAGAGATAGTTGAAGGCTTAAACGGCTGTGACTACCTCAAAAAAGTCTTCATCGCGCTTTCGGCTTCCCCCCAAGAATACCGTTTAGCACATCAGATTCTGTCACGTTTTGATTTGCCCTACGAACTGCTCTGGTGCAACAACCCCGACGTCGCAACCGTCCTAGAAGAACTCAAAAGCAAAGGCTTAGACGTTACGGCGTCTCGTGGCAAAGGCAAAGACGTTTGGATGGCAATTGGCATAGCTTCGCTGGATTTGCACGCCATAGCCATACATGATGCCGACATTGTTTCTTACACGGAACTGATACCCACCAAGCTGCTGTACTCAGTTGTTGAACCCCAACTGGATTTCTCATTTTGCAAAGGCTACTACGCCCGCGTAAACCTAGAACGCCGACGAATGTACGGACGCATCTACCGTTTATTCATCAACCCCCTTCTGGAGGCTCTGCAAAAGAAAACAGGACATAAATCCACGTTCATCCGATACCTGCAATCATTCAGGTACCCGTTGGCGGGGGAAGTTGCCATATACAGCGATTTAGCTTTGAACCTGCGCATTCCAGGCGACTGGGGCTTTGAAATCGGCATGCTCGCCGAACTATACCGAAACGTCTCTGCCAAACGCATCTGCGAAGTGGACATGGGCTTTTTCGACCACAAACACAAAGCTATGAACCAAGACGAACTGCTAAAAACCGCGGGCAACAGCTTAATCACCATCTTCCGCACCTTAACTGAAACCGACGGCATTAACGTGTCTTTGCCGTTTCTGCTTAGCTTGCAGGTTATTTACCGCCGTTTCGCCCAAGACCGAGTGCGCCAGTACGCCGCCGATGCCCTGTGCAACGACTTAATCTTTGACAGGCACAGTGAAGAAAGCAGCGTAGAAGCATTGTCGCGGGTTATAATGGAAGGCGGACAGCAGTACCTCAACAAACCCACCTCTGCGCAGCTGCCCGACTGGCTACGTACGCTATCAGTTATGCCTGATGCCCGAGAACGCCTAAGGAGCGCAGCCGTTGAAACCTAG
- a CDS encoding HAD-IIB family hydrolase, giving the protein MKPSQPQKAVVFTDLDGTLLTHEYSYSEVNATINHLLSLDTSVVFASSKTRKEIEFYTCEMNVHDPFISENGAAIFVPHGYFKSEYSFAKKTPTHDVIELGVPYAELRSKLEKAQQQTSSKVIGFGDLSVKEVAEDTGLPLGLAELAKAREYDEPFRVVEGDEKKLFAALEAQGLRVTKGDRYSHLTGRHSKGTAVELLKRLYFQEFGQVKTFGVGNGPNDFEMLEVVDVPVFVAQTDDIEAIWKKILADIMNLNF; this is encoded by the coding sequence TTGAAACCTAGCCAACCCCAAAAAGCAGTAGTCTTCACCGACCTTGACGGCACCTTGCTAACCCACGAATACAGCTACAGCGAAGTAAACGCCACCATCAACCACCTCCTCTCTCTTGACACGTCAGTAGTTTTTGCCAGCAGCAAAACCCGCAAAGAAATCGAATTCTACACTTGCGAAATGAACGTACACGACCCGTTTATTTCAGAAAACGGCGCCGCAATTTTTGTGCCCCACGGCTACTTCAAATCAGAATATAGCTTTGCCAAAAAAACCCCCACCCACGATGTAATTGAGCTTGGCGTCCCGTATGCTGAACTGCGCAGTAAGCTTGAGAAAGCACAGCAGCAAACAAGCAGCAAGGTGATTGGGTTTGGCGATTTGAGCGTGAAAGAAGTCGCAGAGGATACTGGTTTGCCTTTGGGGCTTGCGGAGCTAGCTAAAGCACGCGAGTACGATGAACCCTTCCGCGTAGTAGAAGGTGACGAAAAAAAACTATTTGCCGCCTTGGAAGCTCAAGGGTTGCGTGTAACCAAGGGCGATAGGTACTCTCATTTAACTGGGCGACACAGCAAAGGAACCGCTGTAGAGCTGCTCAAACGGCTGTACTTCCAAGAATTTGGTCAAGTCAAAACCTTTGGTGTAGGTAACGGACCCAACGATTTCGAGATGCTCGAGGTCGTAGATGTTCCCGTGTTCGTAGCTCAAACCGACGACATTGAAGCTATCTGGAAAAAAATCCTCGCCGATATCATGAACCTCAACTTCTAA